One genomic window of Polyangium aurulentum includes the following:
- a CDS encoding bifunctional serine/threonine-protein kinase/formylglycine-generating enzyme family protein has product MTITQQHSEDHAVSALASSLAEPQLPGEPNAPVSVRCERHSAVPASLAERYEDIEFVGEGGMGTVYRGRDARLGRTVALKLLKGDDPELFRRFIQEARAQARITHEHVCRVYEAGQVDGEPYIAMQFIEGEPLSAIAPRMTLRQKVRVILEVSAAVHEAHRLGLIHRDIKPGNVLVEEPEEGTYKPYVMDFGLARELSERGLTVTGAVIGTPAYMPPEQALGDIRAMDRHSDVYSLGATLYELLAGRTPFVAEHPLRLLMMAAYEEPTPLRKVKRDVPVDLETIVMKCLEREPDRRYPSARALADDLERFLDGEPVQARRASLGYVLRKRARKHWLALAVPMALVLLLVGFRIEAQREREQLVAGYEEKARAAREEGKSCMAEAEKQRAQALALFDPPAGETADRARQRRDLAERTWDEAVEASRKAEVALASASSSLETAHFVDPSRPGVVDALGDVDFDRLLLAEWFHHPERRNDLARRLLSRDPLGHLRARLEASPRLYIEAKPRGATVRLARYEDAGERRKLGAPISLGMAPLENVVVSAGPGSYVLSFEAAGHAPVRLPILLGRGEESRVSVELPSEGAIPAGYVYVPPGRYLAGSPDFEGLRRGFFAATPLREARTEGYLIGRTEVTYGDWLAFLRALPPDERATHLPASRSHQGDIALQQLEDGTFLLTMGIGEEITMSREGERLHLRKRTRMGEMDWQRMPVAGVPLASIEAYLAWLDRTGRLRGARLCDEHEWERAARGADDRRFPHGDRLDPDDANFDETYGRQSGAFAPDEVGAHPASESPFGVLDMVGNVAECVRSKQGPEELLMRGGAFYYDSASAWIPNRTAIEPGTRDATVGVRVCASYPLPLPFSQGSH; this is encoded by the coding sequence ATGACCATAACGCAGCAACACTCGGAGGATCACGCCGTCAGCGCGCTCGCGTCCTCTCTCGCGGAGCCTCAGCTCCCCGGCGAGCCGAACGCGCCGGTGAGCGTGCGGTGCGAGCGTCACAGCGCCGTGCCGGCGTCGCTCGCCGAGCGATACGAGGACATCGAGTTCGTCGGTGAAGGGGGCATGGGAACCGTCTACCGCGGCCGGGACGCGCGGCTCGGGCGGACCGTGGCCCTGAAGCTCCTGAAGGGCGACGACCCGGAACTCTTCCGCCGGTTCATCCAGGAGGCGCGGGCGCAGGCGAGGATCACGCACGAGCACGTCTGCCGCGTGTACGAGGCCGGCCAGGTCGACGGCGAGCCTTACATCGCCATGCAATTCATCGAAGGCGAGCCGCTGTCGGCCATCGCGCCCCGCATGACGCTCCGGCAGAAAGTGCGGGTGATTCTGGAGGTCTCGGCCGCGGTGCACGAGGCCCACCGCCTCGGGCTCATTCACCGTGACATCAAGCCCGGCAACGTGCTCGTGGAGGAGCCGGAGGAAGGGACGTACAAGCCGTACGTGATGGACTTCGGTCTCGCGCGCGAGCTCTCGGAGCGCGGATTGACCGTGACCGGCGCCGTGATCGGCACCCCGGCGTACATGCCGCCGGAGCAGGCGCTCGGCGATATTCGCGCGATGGATCGGCACTCGGACGTGTACTCGCTGGGGGCGACCCTCTACGAGCTGCTCGCCGGCAGGACGCCATTCGTCGCCGAGCACCCGCTCCGGCTGCTCATGATGGCGGCCTACGAGGAGCCGACGCCGCTGCGCAAGGTGAAGCGCGACGTGCCCGTGGATCTCGAGACGATCGTGATGAAATGCCTCGAGCGCGAGCCGGACCGCCGGTATCCATCGGCGCGCGCGCTCGCCGACGACCTCGAGCGCTTTCTCGACGGCGAGCCGGTCCAGGCGCGCCGGGCGTCGCTCGGCTACGTGCTGCGAAAACGGGCGCGAAAGCACTGGCTCGCGCTGGCCGTGCCGATGGCGCTCGTGCTCTTGCTCGTCGGGTTCCGCATCGAGGCGCAGCGCGAGCGGGAGCAGCTCGTCGCAGGGTATGAAGAGAAGGCCCGCGCCGCGCGGGAGGAGGGCAAAAGCTGCATGGCCGAGGCCGAGAAGCAGCGCGCGCAGGCCCTCGCGCTCTTCGATCCGCCAGCGGGCGAGACCGCCGACCGCGCCAGACAGCGCCGCGACCTCGCCGAGAGGACCTGGGACGAGGCGGTCGAGGCATCGAGAAAGGCCGAAGTCGCCCTCGCCTCCGCGTCGAGCTCGCTGGAGACCGCTCATTTCGTCGATCCCAGCCGTCCGGGCGTCGTCGACGCCCTGGGAGACGTCGATTTCGACCGTCTTTTGCTCGCGGAGTGGTTTCATCATCCGGAGCGGCGCAACGATCTCGCCCGCCGGCTTTTATCTCGCGATCCTCTCGGCCACCTGCGCGCGCGCCTCGAGGCGTCGCCGCGCCTGTACATCGAGGCCAAACCCCGAGGAGCCACCGTCCGCCTCGCGCGCTACGAGGACGCAGGCGAGCGCCGCAAGCTCGGCGCGCCCATCTCGCTCGGCATGGCGCCGCTCGAAAACGTCGTGGTCTCGGCCGGACCGGGCTCGTACGTGCTCTCCTTCGAGGCAGCCGGACACGCGCCGGTGCGTCTGCCGATCCTGCTGGGTCGCGGCGAAGAGTCGCGCGTTTCCGTCGAATTGCCCTCCGAGGGCGCAATCCCCGCAGGCTACGTCTACGTTCCCCCTGGCCGCTATCTCGCGGGCAGCCCCGATTTCGAGGGCCTGCGCCGCGGCTTCTTCGCCGCGACCCCGCTGCGCGAAGCCCGCACGGAGGGGTATCTCATCGGCCGCACGGAGGTGACCTACGGCGATTGGCTCGCATTTCTGCGCGCCCTGCCTCCGGACGAGCGAGCGACACACCTGCCTGCGTCCCGATCCCATCAGGGCGACATCGCGCTCCAGCAGCTCGAGGATGGCACCTTCTTGCTGACGATGGGCATCGGCGAGGAGATCACCATGAGCCGCGAGGGCGAGCGCCTCCACCTCCGCAAGCGCACGCGGATGGGAGAGATGGACTGGCAGCGCATGCCGGTCGCCGGCGTGCCGCTCGCGTCGATCGAGGCGTATCTGGCGTGGCTCGATCGCACGGGGAGGCTGCGAGGGGCGCGGCTATGCGACGAGCACGAATGGGAGCGCGCCGCGCGCGGCGCAGACGACCGGCGCTTCCCGCACGGCGACCGGCTCGATCCGGACGACGCCAATTTCGACGAAACCTACGGGCGCCAGAGCGGCGCGTTCGCCCCCGACGAGGTCGGAGCGCACCCCGCGTCGGAGAGCCCCTTCGGCGTGCTCGACATGGTTGGCAACGTCGCCGAATGCGTCCGCTCGAAGCAGGGGCCGGAGGAGCTCCTGATGCGGGGAGGAGCATTCTATTACGACAGCGCGTCGGCGTGGATCCCGAATCGCACGGCGATCGAGCCGGGGACGCGGGACGCGACGGTGGGAGTCAGGGTGTGTGCGTCGTACCCTCTCCCCCTGCCCTTCTCCCAGGGCTCTCACTGA